DNA from Candidatus Atribacteria bacterium:
AAAAAAAGTGTATATTGCCACTGATACGGGATATTTGTTAACACTCCTCAGTAAAATAAAAGGCATCAAAAAACTTCCCCAGGTATTCATGAAAATATACAAGGCTATAACTACCATGCCTTGTTGAGAAAGCGGAAGAATTATTCGAAAGAATCCCTGTGAAGGGGTACTTCCAGCTACCATTGCTGCCTCTTCATAATCTTTGGGTATGGCATCAAAAAAATCTTTTATGATAAAAATACTTACTGGTAAAAATCCACCAATAAACACAAATATAACACTTAAATAAGAGTCAATTAATCCAAGTCGTAAATTTAGAACAAATAAAGGAACCATAGCTGCTATCCCAGTCACCACCGTTGAAAATAGCAACAAAGCATATAACAAAGTACTACGCCATTTAAAATCTGTCCGAGATAAGGCATAAGCAGCCAGCATAGAAGTAATAGCAACGATTACTGTGGATGAAAATGATATAATAAAGCTATTTTTAAAAGCTAACATAGCAATTTTATTTTTAAAGAGCTCTCTGAAATTATTTAAACTTGGTAAGGTTATCTTTACTGCTAAACTAGCTTTAGAACTAAATGGTGCAATTACCAGCCAAATCATAGGCAGGAGAAAGAATAATACAAGGGTAAACAAGATCAAATATATCCAAAAATTATTCCACAAATTTGTTCGTTGTTTAAACATCATATTACTTCACTTCCTTTTTAACATTTTTAAGTATATAAGAGCTAAAGTTAAGTTAATCAAAAGTATTATTGTAGATATAGCCGCTCCCTGGCCAATCCTGCATGTGCCCATAAAAGCAACTCTGTAAGTATAGATAGGTAAAATCTCTGTCATATGAGCAGGTCCACCTTTGGTGAGGATAAAAGGAGTAAATACATTAAATGTCCACAAAGTCAGCAATATAAGATCAGTTAATATTTGAGGTTTAATTAATGGTAAAATTATATCTCTAAGTTTACACCAACCTGAGGCTCCTATAACATCTGCAGTCTCAAGATAAGAAGGAGGAATCGATTGTAGCGCAGCCATAAACAAAAGCATGGAAAAAGCCGTTCCACGCCAGGTATTAAAGATTATAATAACTCCAACCGGTAGTGTATGGAACCAATTCACCCTGGCAAAACCCAATATTTCTAAAATAGAATTAAGTAAACCAAAGTCTTTGTCTAAAAAAGCTACCCAGAGATAAGCCACCACTACCCCTGGTATAATCCAGGCGATAATAACAATATTGCTGACCAATTCTTTTATGATGCCCTTTTTATTGTTCAGCAATAGAGCCAGCAATAATCCTAAACCAGCTTGTCCCACCAATGATCCAAAAACAAATTTAAAACTAATCTGAAGCGAGCTACGAAACCAGGGATCTTTAAAGGCTTTTATAAAATTATCAAACCAAACAAATTGATGATTTAGCCCAAAAATACCAGTTAATGACTCATTAGTTAGTCCTATATAAATCGCCCAAATAGCTGGAAAAATTAGAAAAACGGTAACAAAAGCTAATGCAGGTAATATAAATAAAAACGCCCTTTTTTTAGAAAGGATTATCCCACCTTCAAACATATATCTATACTACACCTCCTTAGGACTCTTTAGAGTTTGTTAAAAAAATGGTAATCGGGTTTAAAAATAAACCCGATTACCTCTAGTAACAAAAAACTTAATTAAAACTAACAAGCAAACCAAGTCCTATTTTAATTTTTCAACGTTCTCTGCTCCTACTATGGATATTACACCTTGACCATAATTTTCTAATGCCTTTTCGGGTGATACGCCCATGACAATTTCTTCGGTTAGTAATTGTGCCTGATAGGAGATTTCTGGATATTCCGGCTTAGCAGGTCTGATGGTAGTATAAGGCATTAGGGCTTCGCTGGTATCAGCAATAAATTTATTTTCTTTAACTTCAGGAAGTTCGACAAATCCTTGGTAAATCGGGGAAAATGGTTTTATAT
Protein-coding regions in this window:
- a CDS encoding carbohydrate ABC transporter permease; translation: MFKQRTNLWNNFWIYLILFTLVLFFLLPMIWLVIAPFSSKASLAVKITLPSLNNFRELFKNKIAMLAFKNSFIISFSSTVIVAITSMLAAYALSRTDFKWRSTLLYALLLFSTVVTGIAAMVPLFVLNLRLGLIDSYLSVIFVFIGGFLPVSIFIIKDFFDAIPKDYEEAAMVAGSTPSQGFFRIILPLSQQGMVVIALYIFMNTWGSFLMPFILLRSVNKYPVSVAIYTFFTQEGLPLLGLLSAYSLLYSLPVIVLYIIINRKFGFGFHGGLKG
- a CDS encoding sugar ABC transporter permease, translated to MFEGGIILSKKRAFLFILPALAFVTVFLIFPAIWAIYIGLTNESLTGIFGLNHQFVWFDNFIKAFKDPWFRSSLQISFKFVFGSLVGQAGLGLLLALLLNNKKGIIKELVSNIVIIAWIIPGVVVAYLWVAFLDKDFGLLNSILEILGFARVNWFHTLPVGVIIIFNTWRGTAFSMLLFMAALQSIPPSYLETADVIGASGWCKLRDIILPLIKPQILTDLILLTLWTFNVFTPFILTKGGPAHMTEILPIYTYRVAFMGTCRIGQGAAISTIILLINLTLALIYLKMLKRK